A genomic stretch from Methanomicrobia archaeon includes:
- a CDS encoding COG1361 S-layer family protein — MKNVLAICSIVAVLACLVAPVSAGTDASIVITNVKPTEFLPGETKTLTVTLQNGGSYDAKHVTLNFEDTEYISVVGSSSVSALSLSGWSSKDVTITVHVAKGAPSGAYAIPVTCTFDQYYSEGSQTVTETMPEVSYSIVLQVAQGAIIDIADIVPSELKPGELTELQFTIANIGNYPLQDIAFSWNEAEGAILPLSSDNTKHINRIDVGESVEVAYTVVADVNADAGVYQLDLTIKFDDESGGSRSLNTTAGIIIGGGTDFDVTFSDSSDSQTSLSVANIGNNPAYSVTVKIPEQEQFAVQGSSASIVGNLDTGDYTIVSFELTSTRTSFGGPAAADPSQQQSATQNNDLDVLIEYTDATGTRQTVEKTVAIPSTNSSSNAAQFPPGMMRQQQSIWQNTTLIGVIALVILLIVGFICYKKRQSVTAFLTRFSRAK; from the coding sequence ATGAAGAATGTACTGGCTATTTGTAGTATAGTGGCAGTGCTCGCGTGTCTTGTTGCTCCGGTAAGCGCGGGCACTGATGCGAGCATCGTTATAACAAACGTAAAGCCTACGGAATTCCTGCCCGGCGAGACGAAAACGCTGACGGTTACCCTTCAGAATGGGGGGTCCTACGATGCAAAGCACGTAACGCTTAATTTCGAGGACACTGAGTATATCTCGGTGGTTGGCTCGTCAAGCGTCTCGGCGCTCTCGCTCTCCGGGTGGAGTTCCAAAGACGTGACGATCACTGTTCATGTCGCAAAGGGCGCGCCAAGCGGGGCGTATGCCATTCCCGTCACCTGCACGTTTGATCAATACTATTCCGAGGGCAGTCAAACGGTTACCGAAACCATGCCCGAAGTCTCCTATTCGATCGTCCTCCAGGTGGCGCAGGGCGCGATCATCGATATCGCTGACATCGTCCCGTCAGAACTGAAGCCCGGTGAGCTGACAGAGCTGCAGTTTACCATCGCCAATATTGGCAATTATCCGTTGCAGGACATCGCCTTTTCGTGGAACGAAGCGGAAGGAGCAATTCTCCCTCTTTCTTCTGACAATACGAAACACATTAATCGTATCGATGTTGGTGAATCCGTTGAAGTAGCGTACACGGTCGTAGCCGATGTGAATGCCGATGCCGGGGTGTATCAATTAGATCTGACGATAAAGTTTGACGACGAAAGCGGCGGCTCGAGATCGCTGAACACGACCGCGGGCATCATCATAGGCGGGGGAACTGATTTTGACGTGACCTTCTCTGATAGTTCAGATAGCCAGACGTCGCTTTCTGTTGCGAACATCGGTAATAATCCCGCGTATTCCGTGACGGTGAAGATTCCTGAGCAGGAGCAGTTCGCGGTTCAGGGCAGCTCCGCCTCGATCGTCGGCAATCTCGATACAGGCGATTACACCATCGTCTCATTCGAGCTAACGTCCACACGTACTTCGTTCGGAGGACCTGCTGCTGCAGATCCCTCTCAACAACAAAGTGCCACTCAAAACAACGATCTTGACGTATTGATTGAATATACAGACGCAACGGGCACACGACAAACGGTTGAAAAAACCGTGGCGATTCCATCCACTAATTCGAGCTCAAATGCAGCTCAATTCCCTCCTGGTATGATGAGACAACAGCAGAGCATCTGGCAAAATACCACCTTAATTGGCGTTATTGCTCTCGTGATTCTCCTTATTGTTGGATTTATCTGCTACAAGAAAAGGCAATCGGTAACTGCGTTTTTAACCCGATTTTCACGAGCAAAGTGA
- a CDS encoding ABC transporter permease — translation MKVRKSLKLAVNILVHSKLRSWLTIIGIVIGIAAVVAIVSIGEGMQQGVESRLGGLGADVITISPGGGRASAGFRGPPGEQGSAATSDDAEDLTKRDVQVLQSVDGIELIQGTVSSSGEVYYLGEKATVSIEGVEPLVWKEMTTSELESGRFLGPSDYNAVVVGNSIAEDTFKQPLTVNRVITIEGKAFKIVGILEESGSFGGNDRTIIMPIDAARDTLDDIGEDEFDSITIKAASTADIDQIMEDAEQKLLNYRHLTEDTADFRISSEKSMQETMSDVTETMSLFLEAIAAVSLLVGSVGIANTMFTSVLEKTKEIGIMKSIGARNGDIMMIFLLNAAIVGLVGGVLGICLGTGISSLLPLLGMRIMGMGEEVTTVITPMLLIYAVLLAVGIGIAAGVIPAYRASRLKPVDALRYE, via the coding sequence ATGAAAGTGAGAAAATCCCTCAAGTTAGCCGTAAATATTCTGGTGCACAGCAAGCTGCGTAGCTGGCTGACGATTATCGGTATCGTCATCGGAATCGCTGCGGTGGTTGCGATCGTATCTATAGGGGAAGGCATGCAGCAGGGTGTCGAGAGCCGTCTTGGAGGGCTCGGTGCGGATGTTATTACCATCTCCCCTGGGGGAGGGCGTGCTTCTGCGGGGTTCCGTGGCCCTCCTGGTGAGCAGGGAAGCGCTGCAACCTCTGATGACGCCGAAGATTTAACCAAAAGAGACGTTCAAGTGCTTCAGTCTGTAGACGGTATTGAGTTGATTCAGGGCACCGTTTCAAGCAGCGGAGAAGTGTATTACCTCGGAGAAAAGGCAACCGTTTCTATTGAGGGTGTAGAACCGTTGGTCTGGAAAGAGATGACCACATCTGAACTGGAATCCGGGCGGTTCCTCGGCCCGTCAGACTATAATGCCGTTGTCGTTGGCAACAGCATAGCCGAAGATACGTTCAAACAGCCGTTAACGGTGAACCGCGTGATCACCATCGAGGGCAAAGCATTCAAGATCGTGGGCATTTTAGAAGAAAGTGGGAGTTTTGGTGGGAACGACCGTACGATAATCATGCCCATTGACGCTGCGCGAGATACCCTGGATGACATTGGCGAGGATGAGTTCGACTCTATCACGATCAAAGCAGCGAGTACTGCTGATATCGACCAGATTATGGAAGATGCCGAGCAGAAGTTACTGAACTATCGGCACCTTACGGAGGACACCGCGGATTTCAGAATAAGCTCAGAAAAATCCATGCAGGAGACCATGAGTGACGTCACAGAAACCATGTCCCTATTTTTAGAAGCGATTGCCGCAGTTTCTTTGCTGGTCGGATCCGTGGGTATTGCGAACACCATGTTTACGTCAGTGCTGGAGAAGACGAAGGAGATCGGGATCATGAAATCGATCGGAGCAAGGAACGGTGACATCATGATGATTTTCCTCTTAAATGCAGCAATCGTCGGGCTGGTCGGCGGGGTATTAGGGATCTGTCTTGGTACCGGCATTTCTTCATTACTGCCGCTCCTGGGTATGCGGATAATGGGAATGGGGGAAGAAGTGACGACGGTGATCACACCTATGCTTTTAATTTATGCGGTTCTTCTCGCCGTCGGCATTGGCATCGCAGCTGGTGTTATTCCGGCCTATCGCGCGTCAAGGCTCAAGCCGGTTGATGCATTGAGGTATGAGTGA
- a CDS encoding H+transporting two-sector ATPase C subunit, whose product MEIKMKYRFAFTLCVLLLLTGLSVGLAGAQEAEAAATVGMTEGAWIALATAATMVGSALAAGWAIVATGVAAAGATAEKPEISGRVLIFVALAEAIAIYGLLIAFMLWTKI is encoded by the coding sequence ATGGAGATAAAGATGAAATACAGGTTTGCATTTACGCTCTGCGTGCTCTTGCTCCTCACGGGATTGAGTGTGGGGCTTGCAGGAGCGCAAGAAGCAGAAGCGGCAGCTACAGTGGGAATGACAGAAGGCGCATGGATCGCCTTAGCAACAGCAGCAACGATGGTGGGTTCCGCACTCGCTGCGGGTTGGGCAATAGTAGCTACCGGTGTTGCTGCTGCTGGCGCGACGGCGGAGAAGCCTGAGATATCCGGGCGAGTGCTTATTTTCGTAGCTCTCGCCGAGGCAATAGCTATCTATGGGCTTTTGATCGCATTCATGCTCTGGACGAAGATATAG
- a CDS encoding peptidase C39 family protein, with product MKLEIPFHKQPGKYDCGYTSLRMVLDYFGENHEKNQIQELAGERFTRGALAIGIALAANKLGFQTEYYTADFGIGSRTSRVIEKRGERLDRATVEVQRILTEYMELKGRAEERIVPLDEILGKISSNCVPMVSIKNKPTHMVVIVGYNNDEVCVHDPDRGPFQRWEKETFEDFRRVADWDAIFVYKKNNHTR from the coding sequence ATGAAGTTAGAGATACCCTTCCATAAGCAACCAGGAAAATACGATTGTGGCTATACTTCTCTCAGAATGGTACTCGATTATTTCGGGGAAAATCACGAGAAAAATCAAATTCAAGAACTTGCTGGAGAGAGATTTACAAGAGGAGCCCTAGCTATTGGTATCGCATTGGCTGCAAATAAGCTAGGTTTTCAAACCGAATATTATACTGCAGATTTCGGCATTGGTTCTCGAACTTCTAGGGTGATAGAGAAGAGAGGAGAAAGATTAGATAGGGCCACCGTCGAAGTCCAACGTATTTTAACTGAGTATATGGAGTTAAAAGGCCGCGCAGAAGAGAGGATTGTTCCTCTGGACGAAATTCTTGGCAAGATATCTTCAAATTGTGTTCCAATGGTTAGTATTAAAAACAAGCCAACACATATGGTAGTTATTGTTGGTTATAATAATGATGAGGTATGTGTCCATGATCCCGATAGAGGACCATTCCAAAGGTGGGAAAAAGAGACTTTTGAGGATTTTCGAAGGGTTGCCGATTGGGATGCGATATTCGTTTATAAGAAGAATAACCACACTCGATAG
- a CDS encoding glutamate--tRNA ligase: MEELRAQIRKYALQNAVKYGKSPKKDVVLKRMLSEQPELRKDAKSLSIVVNEEIARIDSLSKDERADELATIAPELLDELAAAATEPRRTETGLPELPLAEGENVVMRFAPNPNGAATLGSARGIIINSEYAQRYNGTFILRFDDTDPVVKRPLLEAYSWYLEDCAWLDAEPDEIVVASERIDLYYTYVEELIRKGAAYVCFCPAETFKLYKDNMQPCPHRTASREETMENWEKMLNGVYEEKEAVLRIKTDIASPDPALRDWVAFRVLKRDHPRVGGRYVVWPMLDFESAIEDHLLGLTHIIRGKDLMKSEKRQRFLYDYFGWEYPRTMLWGKIKIHEFGKFSTSELGKAIERGDYEGWDDPQLPTLRALRRRGFQPEAIRKFFVSMGVTRNDIAVSMKNLYAENRKLVDDVSNRYFFVRNPVALRLEGVDSLVAHALKHPSREGYREIQTGNTVYLSDTDSARLAPGKKVRLKYLCTVEIESTEPLVAMVIDRATEPTTDMPVIQWAPADGISVRVKRPDGVAEEGIGEPLIATELGNVVQFERYGFVRIDSVNEPKMEVVAYFTH, encoded by the coding sequence ATGGAAGAGTTAAGGGCACAGATACGGAAATACGCGTTACAGAACGCAGTGAAATACGGTAAATCGCCGAAGAAGGATGTGGTGCTGAAGCGCATGCTCTCAGAACAGCCCGAGTTACGAAAAGACGCTAAGAGTCTCTCGATAGTAGTGAACGAGGAGATCGCGCGTATAGACTCGCTGAGTAAGGACGAGCGCGCGGACGAACTGGCTACAATCGCGCCGGAGTTATTAGATGAGCTAGCTGCAGCGGCAACAGAACCAAGACGTACTGAAACTGGCTTGCCTGAACTGCCGCTGGCAGAGGGGGAGAATGTGGTGATGCGGTTCGCGCCCAATCCCAATGGCGCGGCGACGCTTGGCAGCGCTCGTGGCATTATTATCAATTCGGAGTACGCCCAGCGCTATAATGGAACATTCATTCTGCGATTTGATGATACGGATCCAGTAGTGAAACGGCCGTTATTAGAAGCGTATAGCTGGTATCTAGAGGACTGCGCATGGTTAGATGCTGAACCGGATGAAATAGTCGTGGCATCGGAACGTATAGATTTGTATTATACGTATGTGGAGGAGCTGATCCGGAAAGGGGCGGCGTATGTCTGCTTCTGCCCTGCGGAGACGTTTAAGCTGTATAAAGACAATATGCAGCCCTGCCCCCACAGGACCGCGAGCAGAGAAGAAACGATGGAGAACTGGGAGAAGATGCTCAACGGCGTGTACGAAGAGAAAGAGGCAGTGCTGCGGATAAAAACGGATATTGCCAGTCCTGATCCCGCGTTGCGCGATTGGGTCGCATTCCGAGTGCTCAAACGCGATCACCCGCGAGTCGGCGGGCGATACGTGGTATGGCCAATGCTGGATTTCGAGTCGGCCATCGAGGATCACCTGCTCGGTCTGACGCACATCATACGGGGCAAGGACCTCATGAAATCGGAGAAGCGACAGCGGTTCTTATACGACTATTTCGGCTGGGAATATCCCCGGACGATGCTCTGGGGCAAGATAAAGATACACGAATTCGGCAAATTCAGCACGTCCGAGCTCGGAAAAGCGATAGAACGCGGCGACTACGAAGGCTGGGACGACCCGCAACTGCCAACGCTCAGAGCACTGCGCAGAAGAGGATTTCAACCGGAAGCGATTCGCAAGTTCTTCGTTTCTATGGGTGTCACGCGGAACGATATCGCGGTGAGCATGAAGAATTTATATGCAGAGAACCGAAAGCTGGTGGATGACGTATCGAATAGATACTTCTTCGTGCGGAATCCCGTGGCACTGCGATTGGAAGGGGTGGATTCGCTTGTGGCGCACGCACTAAAGCATCCTTCACGTGAGGGGTATCGAGAGATACAAACTGGCAATACCGTTTACCTCAGTGATACTGATTCCGCGAGACTGGCGCCGGGAAAAAAAGTGAGATTGAAGTATCTCTGCACGGTAGAGATCGAGAGCACCGAGCCCTTAGTGGCAATGGTTATAGATAGAGCTACCGAACCGACGACAGACATGCCCGTTATCCAGTGGGCACCTGCGGACGGCATAAGCGTCAGGGTGAAGAGGCCTGACGGAGTAGCGGAGGAAGGTATCGGCGAGCCGTTAATTGCCACGGAACTCGGGAATGTGGTTCAGTTCGAACGGTACGGCTTCGTCAGGATCGATTCTGTTAACGAACCGAAAATGGAAGTAGTTGCCTATTTCACGCATTAG
- a CDS encoding DUF3344 domain-containing protein, whose protein sequence is MKNGSISRALMKGSVVCMALSAVILTLSTPANADYTADHPLTTYAHDTIYGDLIYTIGDSDYMGELSPGDIYTVSFDLDIPDGATVKIARLYAYWTWSHAGEEGVYPDMDVTFDGAEAKLDREYPDRKGSGDYDYPSGTYCYDVTDQVWGSSVYITTAENSATESKTFSMVALALLVIYEDASGKKREYWLNEGCDILNMKIIEHAEDAITTARFGGVIESEELQSANLVTIVPSGDRGENTLLFNAGIWDSVYTGDPYDDLAIDTRDVTEYVVAKDNIAKIEDDGDYLVPSGAFLVVTYKEEEDEPSPVVTPIPTASPTPAASATATPSPIVATPAPTFSPTPSPPTPTPSGFEVGFTVAGFLILTLYHMRRKNES, encoded by the coding sequence ATGAAAAACGGCAGTATTAGTCGTGCGCTGATGAAGGGCAGTGTTGTTTGTATGGCACTGTCAGCAGTGATATTGACGCTTTCGACTCCTGCAAACGCGGATTACACGGCTGATCACCCGTTAACGACCTACGCGCATGATACGATCTACGGAGATCTGATCTATACGATCGGAGATAGCGACTATATGGGTGAACTATCTCCCGGGGATATCTACACGGTCTCCTTCGATCTTGACATTCCAGACGGTGCGACGGTAAAGATAGCGCGATTGTATGCTTACTGGACCTGGAGCCACGCAGGAGAAGAGGGTGTATATCCTGATATGGACGTTACATTCGATGGAGCGGAAGCAAAGTTGGATAGGGAATACCCAGATAGAAAAGGCTCTGGCGATTATGACTACCCCAGCGGCACGTATTGCTATGATGTTACCGATCAGGTATGGGGAAGTAGCGTGTATATCACAACGGCTGAGAATAGTGCGACGGAATCGAAGACATTTTCGATGGTTGCACTCGCGCTGTTGGTGATCTACGAAGATGCGAGCGGGAAGAAGCGAGAATATTGGCTAAATGAGGGCTGTGACATACTGAATATGAAGATAATCGAGCATGCTGAAGATGCGATTACGACCGCCAGGTTTGGTGGGGTAATCGAGAGCGAGGAACTACAAAGTGCGAACTTAGTGACGATCGTTCCCAGCGGCGATAGGGGTGAAAACACACTTCTGTTTAATGCGGGGATCTGGGATAGCGTTTATACCGGGGATCCGTATGATGATCTTGCCATTGATACACGGGACGTCACCGAGTATGTGGTAGCGAAAGATAATATAGCGAAGATCGAAGATGATGGAGACTATTTGGTTCCAAGCGGCGCGTTTTTGGTTGTGACGTATAAAGAGGAAGAAGATGAGCCCAGTCCTGTTGTTACACCTATCCCAACCGCCTCGCCAACGCCTGCTGCGTCTGCTACCGCTACACCATCGCCCATAGTTGCAACGCCTGCACCCACGTTCTCCCCAACACCTTCTCCCCCTACGCCCACTCCGTCCGGCTTTGAAGTCGGCTTTACAGTTGCGGGTTTCCTTATTTTGACCCTGTATCACATGAGGAGGAAAAATGAGAGCTAA
- a CDS encoding DUF3344 domain-containing protein, translating to MEDKTAILIGMIVVSIVLLVQVAGAIYSFDGVPYPDKLDEVAHGTLKGGVYVGESRGLGFTPYEQTFELPDGVTVKWARLYVGVWGGTERYEGWVQTTFNGDDLGKTFLKGINDDNSHVYCSSHGGYWVYYDVTDKVIPGLNTGIAETSRGEKGSKLDGRVYGIILAAVYEADNGLETSYWVCDGNPSLHGMGWAGTTPSINDLVSVDFRSEIDPANINAAHLTVTYLAGNIKEPDYLEFNGHEIGGNDVANNEDDETYGIDLKSFDVTQYTQAENRLRFLRGKDVNGDGIIDADDEGNLEGEYYLHPVLAVLAVEHKTPEKTAPDFTVQLDFGNLTEGANTLRAVVSNDGRLYEDDVRLSVFVDDSEIYADAVRMDASGIKKTTIPWNALYGSHTIRAEVDAENAVQELNENNNIFSSDVHIGGSPDVSVRILTPVREQNGATTASGIVTACSGLIGVLLLLFALLYCRRDTRRLHEVLVILAVLSVALVTCGCVDEQSGGKNPIGGSMLKYSVPVELTNEGELPAADFELALYIDDEKSALTTIERLEGGTSFTADFSIVVTEGTHTLKAVADERNGLQETRRGNNVDEITFDF from the coding sequence GTGGAAGATAAAACGGCAATCTTGATCGGGATGATAGTGGTCAGTATCGTGTTATTAGTACAGGTAGCAGGTGCGATCTATTCGTTTGACGGCGTGCCGTACCCGGACAAGCTCGATGAAGTAGCTCATGGCACATTGAAAGGTGGCGTCTATGTGGGTGAGAGTCGTGGGCTCGGCTTCACGCCGTATGAGCAGACTTTTGAACTGCCTGACGGGGTTACGGTTAAGTGGGCGCGGCTATATGTTGGCGTCTGGGGAGGTACTGAGCGCTATGAGGGCTGGGTGCAGACGACGTTTAACGGGGATGACCTTGGCAAAACGTTCTTGAAAGGCATCAATGACGATAACTCCCATGTATATTGCTCCAGTCATGGTGGCTACTGGGTCTATTACGATGTCACGGACAAGGTTATACCGGGCCTCAATACGGGAATCGCAGAGACGAGCCGAGGTGAAAAGGGCAGTAAACTGGATGGCCGCGTCTACGGCATCATCCTCGCCGCCGTTTATGAGGCTGATAACGGGCTGGAAACCTCGTACTGGGTCTGTGATGGCAACCCAAGCCTGCACGGGATGGGCTGGGCTGGCACCACCCCCTCGATCAATGATCTCGTATCCGTGGACTTCCGCAGTGAGATTGACCCCGCGAATATTAACGCTGCGCATCTCACCGTGACGTATCTTGCTGGCAATATCAAAGAACCCGATTATCTGGAGTTCAACGGTCATGAGATAGGCGGGAATGACGTGGCCAACAACGAAGACGACGAGACCTATGGGATTGATCTCAAGAGCTTCGACGTGACGCAGTATACTCAGGCTGAAAATCGGCTCCGCTTCCTCAGAGGTAAAGACGTCAACGGGGACGGCATTATAGACGCAGATGACGAGGGTAACCTGGAGGGAGAGTATTACCTGCATCCTGTTCTCGCGGTTCTTGCTGTGGAACATAAAACCCCTGAAAAGACTGCTCCCGATTTTACTGTCCAACTCGACTTCGGAAACCTGACCGAAGGCGCGAATACGCTTCGTGCGGTGGTGAGCAATGACGGGCGCCTGTACGAGGACGACGTACGATTAAGCGTGTTCGTTGACGATTCTGAGATCTATGCTGATGCTGTTCGTATGGATGCCAGTGGCATCAAAAAGACGACCATTCCATGGAACGCCCTATATGGATCGCACACAATCAGAGCGGAAGTTGACGCAGAGAACGCGGTGCAGGAATTGAACGAAAACAACAACATCTTCAGTTCTGATGTTCATATCGGTGGCAGCCCTGATGTGTCTGTACGGATTCTGACGCCCGTGCGTGAGCAGAACGGCGCGACAACGGCAAGCGGTATTGTAACAGCGTGCTCTGGGTTAATCGGTGTTCTCCTCTTACTTTTTGCTCTATTATATTGCAGACGGGATACGAGAAGACTTCACGAGGTTCTCGTAATCCTTGCCGTTCTCAGCGTAGCGTTAGTGACCTGCGGCTGCGTGGATGAGCAATCCGGAGGAAAAAATCCCATTGGTGGTAGTATGCTCAAGTATTCGGTTCCTGTTGAACTCACCAATGAGGGAGAGCTGCCCGCAGCGGACTTTGAACTCGCGCTCTACATAGACGATGAGAAGAGCGCGCTTACCACGATAGAGCGATTAGAAGGCGGTACTTCGTTCACAGCGGATTTTTCCATCGTGGTGACGGAAGGAACGCACACCTTAAAAGCAGTCGCAGATGAGAGGAATGGGCTACAAGAAACCAGGAGGGGTAACAACGTCGACGAAATTACCTTCGATTTTTAG
- a CDS encoding DUF3344 domain-containing protein, with protein MGYKKPGGVTTSTKLPSIFSGLVLALSIFAVLAVTIMPVVGSYAGDKPLSTVAHDEVRGTVVFTLGDSTYSGQISCNDSYTVNFDTSTVTAKDVKLARLYVYWVWSQKDNVGVYPTLEVSEGTEVLNPLITYTDTKGFVGKYDYFSGVTVYDCTVTLPMNSDSYSVTVKNMDANGSTFSVQGIGLLVVTECSEGDQDCPFIEYWINEGCDMIYAEYGITPEMAISTSYFNGAVDVENVEKAYLISVVPSGGYVSGGEKAHNSLYFNEERGWLEELPFLKQLLRLLFGLGGGVWNDVYIADSMVQIGVDQRDVTNHLKASNNFAAIQDNHDYMMVTNAVLVVEKSGDGRK; from the coding sequence ATGGGCTACAAGAAACCAGGAGGGGTAACAACGTCGACGAAATTACCTTCGATTTTTAGTGGCCTCGTGCTCGCACTCAGCATCTTTGCTGTCCTGGCCGTCACTATCATGCCCGTCGTGGGCTCGTATGCGGGAGACAAACCGCTGAGCACGGTTGCGCACGATGAAGTTCGTGGCACTGTCGTATTCACTCTTGGCGATAGCACCTACAGCGGACAGATATCGTGTAATGATTCGTACACCGTCAATTTTGATACCTCTACGGTAACGGCAAAAGACGTAAAACTCGCGCGACTGTACGTCTACTGGGTTTGGAGCCAGAAAGATAACGTCGGCGTGTATCCTACACTGGAGGTATCTGAAGGAACGGAAGTTTTGAATCCGCTCATAACCTATACGGATACGAAAGGCTTTGTCGGGAAATATGATTACTTCTCCGGTGTTACGGTCTACGATTGCACGGTAACGCTGCCCATGAATTCAGATTCCTATTCGGTTACCGTGAAGAACATGGATGCGAACGGAAGCACGTTCAGTGTGCAAGGAATCGGTCTGCTGGTCGTAACCGAGTGCTCAGAAGGCGATCAAGATTGCCCGTTCATCGAATACTGGATCAACGAGGGCTGCGACATGATCTATGCAGAATACGGAATCACCCCAGAGATGGCCATCAGCACGAGTTATTTCAATGGAGCTGTGGACGTGGAAAATGTAGAGAAGGCGTATTTAATCTCGGTGGTTCCCTCAGGCGGTTACGTATCTGGCGGAGAGAAGGCGCATAATTCGCTTTACTTTAACGAAGAGCGCGGATGGCTCGAGGAGCTTCCCTTCCTGAAGCAACTGCTCCGATTATTGTTCGGCCTTGGCGGCGGGGTCTGGAATGACGTGTATATTGCCGATAGCATGGTTCAGATCGGAGTTGATCAGCGTGATGTGACCAATCATCTGAAAGCCTCGAACAATTTCGCCGCGATTCAGGACAATCACGATTATATGATGGTGACCAACGCGGTGCTGGTGGTGGAGAAGAGCGGGGACGGAAGGAAATGA
- a CDS encoding ABC transporter ATP-binding protein: MTVETRGLTKHYRMGDENVVALDGVDLKVEDGEFISIVGPSGSGKSTFLHVVGCLDAPTAGEVHFNGARVDYNNKQSLVLLRRQFIGFVFQTFNLIPALNAVENIEYPLYFTKDNKKKSKSERRERARNLLSLVGLENRAEHLPSELSGGELQRVAIARALANDPKLILADEPTGNLDSKTGQSILDLLKRLSTEDEKTIIMVTHDLASAKRMSIVIGILDGRLQRL; this comes from the coding sequence ATGACCGTTGAGACCCGGGGGTTAACGAAACATTATCGTATGGGCGACGAGAACGTAGTGGCGTTAGACGGTGTGGATTTGAAAGTAGAAGACGGCGAGTTTATTTCTATTGTGGGCCCTTCAGGCTCCGGGAAATCAACGTTTTTACATGTCGTCGGATGCCTGGACGCGCCGACGGCGGGTGAGGTGCATTTTAATGGCGCGCGGGTGGATTACAACAATAAACAGTCTCTGGTGCTGTTACGGCGACAGTTTATCGGGTTCGTCTTTCAAACCTTCAATCTGATACCGGCGTTGAATGCGGTCGAGAATATCGAGTACCCGCTCTATTTCACGAAGGATAATAAGAAGAAGAGTAAAAGCGAACGGAGAGAGCGTGCGAGGAACCTCTTGTCCCTAGTAGGTCTTGAGAACCGTGCAGAGCACCTCCCTTCCGAACTTTCCGGCGGTGAACTGCAGCGGGTAGCGATCGCACGTGCCCTTGCCAACGATCCGAAGCTTATACTGGCCGACGAGCCCACCGGCAACCTCGACTCGAAGACCGGGCAGAGCATATTGGATTTACTCAAGCGGTTAAGCACCGAAGATGAGAAGACGATTATCATGGTAACGCACGATCTAGCATCGGCGAAGCGGATGAGCATCGTAATCGGAATATTGGATGGGAGACTTCAGCGGCTATGA